A section of the Streptomyces sp. NBC_01216 genome encodes:
- a CDS encoding HNH endonuclease family protein, whose translation MPHPLRAAAIGVALAAAATLTACTPVDTVKSAPEAAAGPMLSATAALQELDRLPVKGRAPQTGYSRDQFGPTWSDNSTAPGSHNGCSTRNDILARDLTDVVRQGPCTVVSGTLHDPYTARTISFTRGVKTSLAVQIDHIVPLSLSWQTGAQQLSAAERLNLASDPLNLVAVDGPTNAAKGDGDAATWLPPNKLIRCGYAQRQIAVKAKYRLWLTPPEKDALRRALGSCPGPALPGEGASK comes from the coding sequence ATGCCCCACCCGCTTCGCGCTGCGGCCATCGGCGTCGCCCTCGCTGCGGCAGCCACGCTCACCGCCTGCACCCCCGTCGACACCGTGAAGTCGGCGCCCGAGGCCGCGGCCGGGCCCATGCTGTCGGCCACCGCCGCCCTCCAGGAGCTCGACCGGCTCCCCGTCAAGGGCAGAGCCCCTCAGACCGGGTACAGCCGCGACCAGTTCGGTCCGACCTGGAGCGACAACAGCACCGCGCCGGGAAGCCACAACGGCTGCTCGACCCGCAACGACATCCTCGCCCGCGATCTGACCGACGTCGTGCGGCAGGGCCCGTGCACCGTCGTCTCCGGCACGCTCCACGACCCGTACACCGCGCGCACCATCTCCTTCACCCGAGGCGTCAAGACGTCGTTGGCCGTCCAGATCGACCACATCGTGCCCCTGAGCCTCAGCTGGCAGACCGGCGCGCAGCAGCTGAGTGCGGCCGAGCGGCTCAACCTCGCAAGCGACCCGCTCAACCTGGTGGCGGTCGACGGCCCGACGAACGCGGCGAAGGGGGACGGCGACGCCGCCACCTGGCTTCCGCCGAACAAGCTGATCCGCTGCGGCTACGCGCAGCGCCAGATCGCAGTGAAGGCGAAGTACAGGCTCTGGCTGACCCCGCCGGAGAAGGACGCGCTGCGCCGCGCCCTGGGCAGCTGCCCCGGGCCGGCCCTGCCGGGTGAGGGGGCGTCCAAGTGA
- a CDS encoding SAF domain-containing protein, which translates to MATTFANKKTAETAPAAAGPLPISQDAPRRRRRPVVVGAGLALAAVGALLAVWQVDEAGNRVPVIALAHDVKAGETVKKTDLVVAQVAPDAALAPVPVSRSSDIVGKTAAADLPKGSLVTDASVHEGTPVAKGRDTVGILAKPGQLPAQRLRTGDEVTLVHTPQDDAQAAKSGSQKAPDSISAVVVGLSSPDANGAVVVDVAVAGTDSPPLATWTARGAVTIVLKAAS; encoded by the coding sequence ATGGCGACGACGTTCGCGAACAAGAAGACCGCCGAGACGGCACCCGCAGCAGCGGGGCCGCTGCCGATATCGCAGGACGCTCCGCGCCGCCGACGGCGGCCGGTCGTCGTCGGCGCCGGCCTGGCGCTGGCCGCGGTCGGCGCGCTTCTCGCCGTGTGGCAGGTCGACGAGGCCGGCAACCGCGTGCCGGTGATCGCGCTGGCCCACGACGTCAAGGCGGGTGAGACCGTCAAGAAGACCGACCTGGTCGTGGCGCAGGTCGCTCCCGACGCCGCGCTCGCGCCGGTGCCCGTCAGCCGCAGCAGCGACATCGTCGGCAAGACCGCGGCCGCCGACCTGCCCAAGGGAAGCCTCGTCACCGACGCCTCGGTGCACGAGGGCACGCCGGTCGCCAAGGGCCGCGACACCGTGGGCATCCTGGCCAAGCCCGGACAGCTCCCGGCGCAGCGGCTGCGCACCGGCGACGAGGTCACCCTCGTCCACACGCCGCAGGACGACGCCCAGGCGGCGAAGTCAGGTTCGCAGAAGGCCCCCGACAGCATCAGCGCCGTCGTCGTGGGTCTCTCGTCCCCCGACGCGAACGGGGCGGTCGTCGTGGACGTTGCCGTCGCGGGAACGGACAGCCCGCCCCTGGCCACCTGGACGGCCAGGGGCGCGGTGACCATCGTGCTGAAGGCGGCCAGCTGA
- a CDS encoding CpaF family protein yields the protein MTDTRPESPATDYTALFTQALGEHPAPGAPALRPVPAQVSPASVPKSVVGVPDTSTPVTLPVGHEVLAELRSRASMKIGEAAGADASMTEEDRRQRGQSIIVQVVSEWATKYAASGQDLTAQQERAVREAVFDELFRAGRLQPLLDDRHVENIIIYGDKVRVDYADRPTRTWDPIAKTDRDLISLINHLARMQGQGERALTPATPNLNLRLADGSRLAASAYVTPRPSIVIRRHRTRNQGLDDLVRWGTIDASLAHFLKAAVKGRKNVIVVGSQGVGKTSLLRAMAREIPSKERVGTLESEYELYLHEDPDGPEVVAYEGRESNGERGPDGKLQGELTLSDLFPQLLRMSLRRVIVGEVRSKEVVPMLHAMNEGEGGSMATLHARSPQLSIERLATLCLEAGIGMTEALAYRLIAQAVDLVVYVRLVDETELVGPGGQHGRKHRFVSHVMEITGIGEGGRPSHQMVFAPREQDGRREPRAVPHGNISQACLDDLVRAGLDRSILQRPWGSWGAPLETVVPL from the coding sequence ATGACCGACACCCGGCCGGAGTCCCCGGCCACCGACTACACCGCCCTGTTCACCCAGGCCCTCGGCGAGCACCCCGCACCGGGTGCGCCGGCCCTTCGGCCGGTCCCTGCCCAGGTGTCGCCGGCCAGCGTGCCCAAGAGCGTCGTCGGCGTCCCCGATACGTCGACCCCGGTCACACTGCCGGTCGGTCACGAGGTGCTGGCCGAGCTGCGTTCCCGCGCCAGCATGAAGATCGGCGAGGCCGCGGGCGCCGACGCCTCCATGACCGAGGAGGACCGCCGGCAGCGCGGCCAGTCGATCATCGTGCAGGTCGTCTCGGAGTGGGCGACGAAGTACGCGGCCAGCGGCCAGGATCTGACCGCTCAGCAGGAGCGCGCTGTCCGCGAGGCCGTTTTCGACGAGCTGTTCCGCGCCGGCCGTCTCCAGCCGCTGCTGGACGACCGGCACGTCGAGAACATCATCATCTACGGCGACAAGGTCCGCGTGGACTACGCCGACCGCCCGACGCGGACCTGGGACCCGATCGCGAAGACCGACCGCGATCTGATCAGCCTCATCAACCACCTCGCCCGGATGCAGGGGCAGGGCGAGCGCGCGCTGACGCCCGCCACCCCGAACCTGAACCTCCGGCTGGCCGACGGCTCCCGCCTTGCGGCCTCGGCATACGTCACGCCAAGGCCGAGCATCGTCATCCGACGCCACCGCACCCGCAACCAAGGCCTGGACGACCTGGTGCGCTGGGGCACGATCGACGCCTCGCTCGCACACTTCCTGAAGGCCGCAGTCAAGGGCCGCAAGAACGTCATCGTGGTCGGCTCCCAGGGCGTTGGAAAAACGTCTCTGCTGCGGGCCATGGCCCGTGAGATCCCGAGCAAGGAACGCGTGGGCACCCTGGAGTCGGAGTACGAGCTCTACCTCCACGAGGACCCCGACGGTCCGGAAGTCGTCGCCTACGAGGGGCGCGAGTCCAACGGCGAGCGCGGTCCGGACGGCAAGCTCCAGGGCGAGCTGACCCTGTCCGACCTGTTCCCGCAGCTGCTGCGTATGTCGCTGCGGCGCGTGATCGTCGGCGAGGTCCGCTCGAAGGAAGTCGTGCCGATGCTGCACGCCATGAACGAGGGCGAGGGCGGGTCGATGGCCACGCTCCACGCCCGCAGCCCGCAGCTGTCGATCGAGCGTCTGGCCACCCTGTGTCTGGAGGCCGGCATCGGCATGACCGAGGCCCTGGCCTACCGGCTCATCGCCCAGGCCGTCGACCTCGTCGTGTATGTGCGCCTGGTCGACGAGACCGAACTCGTGGGACCTGGCGGCCAGCACGGACGCAAGCACCGCTTCGTGTCCCACGTCATGGAGATCACCGGCATCGGTGAGGGCGGCCGACCCTCGCACCAGATGGTCTTCGCCCCGCGCGAGCAGGACGGACGGCGCGAGCCGCGGGCCGTGCCGCACGGCAACATTTCCCAGGCCTGCCTGGATGACCTGGTGCGGGCCGGGCTGGACCGCAGCATCCTGCAGCGGCCGTGGGGCAGCTGGGGCGCGCCGCTGGAGACGGTGGTGCCGCTGTGA
- a CDS encoding helix-turn-helix domain-containing protein, with amino-acid sequence MANRGVSAFSATALRRLRTTASLSQDDLAAMARTRGARVAGTHICLYEQGRRKPQLPTAQALADSLRVPLDALLSTGRSDDVQRLRLLAGWSQSALAHRLGIAQARWSRIERGLSSLDESKVRLAAELLKVTVEQLLRSLDAATGSRPPRGRR; translated from the coding sequence GTGGCGAACCGCGGAGTATCAGCTTTCAGCGCCACGGCCCTGCGCCGACTGCGCACCACGGCCTCCCTGTCGCAGGACGACCTGGCGGCCATGGCCCGCACGCGCGGCGCACGGGTGGCCGGCACCCACATCTGCCTGTACGAACAGGGCCGACGAAAGCCCCAGTTGCCGACGGCCCAGGCCCTAGCCGACAGCCTGAGAGTGCCACTGGACGCGCTCTTGTCGACCGGCAGGTCGGACGATGTGCAGAGGCTGCGGCTGTTGGCCGGCTGGAGCCAGAGCGCGCTAGCGCACCGGCTGGGCATCGCCCAGGCCCGGTGGTCGCGGATCGAGCGGGGCCTTTCCTCGCTCGACGAGTCCAAGGTCCGGCTGGCCGCCGAACTGCTGAAGGTCACGGTCGAGCAGCTGTTGCGCTCGCTGGACGCCGCCACCGGCAGCCGGCCGCCGCGCGGCCGTCGCTAA
- a CDS encoding type II secretion system F family protein gives MTLTLSSLLAAFGGLAAVGGLVLAVAGGVGWAPSATVRRRSRLERKVRALFVKDARTPTSWWARGQARMAGAVVAGLGVWLFTGWLTGGLVTVAVVLGLPWLLNTSGSGKSQIDKLEAIEEWVRRMSDIHTVGVSLEATIQRSLETVPKAIREEVQLLVSRQQAGWVPQDAYRAFADDLNDAMVDEVVALLILHVEDRGSGLSKAMRELADALQHEVLARREVEADRQKPRTNDRWVTIFCLGIFGITAFSGSYVEPYNTLTGQFVLVFVAVAFVLVKIWMRRMAILEPAPRFLSPADRSGGQITEEAS, from the coding sequence GTGACGCTCACCCTCAGCTCTCTGCTCGCTGCGTTCGGCGGGCTGGCCGCCGTCGGTGGTCTCGTCCTGGCAGTTGCCGGGGGCGTCGGCTGGGCGCCGTCGGCCACGGTGCGGCGCCGCAGCCGTCTGGAGCGCAAGGTCCGTGCGCTGTTCGTCAAGGACGCCCGCACTCCTACCTCCTGGTGGGCGCGGGGCCAGGCCCGGATGGCCGGAGCCGTTGTGGCGGGCCTGGGCGTGTGGCTGTTCACCGGCTGGCTGACCGGTGGGCTCGTCACGGTCGCTGTCGTGCTCGGTCTGCCGTGGCTGCTCAACACCTCCGGCAGCGGCAAGTCGCAGATCGACAAGCTCGAAGCGATCGAGGAGTGGGTGCGGCGCATGTCCGACATTCACACCGTCGGCGTGAGCCTGGAGGCCACCATCCAGCGCAGCCTGGAGACCGTCCCGAAGGCGATCCGCGAGGAGGTCCAGCTTCTCGTCTCGCGGCAGCAGGCCGGCTGGGTGCCTCAGGACGCCTACCGGGCCTTCGCCGACGACCTCAACGACGCCATGGTCGACGAGGTCGTCGCCCTGCTGATCCTGCACGTCGAGGACCGCGGTAGCGGCCTGAGCAAGGCCATGCGCGAGCTCGCCGACGCTCTTCAACACGAGGTCCTCGCGCGCCGCGAGGTCGAAGCCGACCGGCAGAAGCCGCGCACCAACGACCGCTGGGTGACCATTTTCTGCCTCGGGATCTTCGGCATCACGGCGTTCTCCGGCAGCTACGTCGAGCCCTACAACACCCTCACTGGGCAGTTCGTCCTCGTCTTCGTGGCGGTCGCGTTCGTCCTGGTCAAGATCTGGATGCGTCGCATGGCGATTCTCGAGCCCGCGCCCCGGTTCCTGTCCCCTGCCGACCGCTCCGGCGGCCAGATCACCGAGGAGGCGTCGTGA
- a CDS encoding TadE/TadG family type IV pilus assembly protein codes for MTITRRLKDDRGALSLEAVILFPVLILVLLLVVAFGRIGSAGNAVDTAARNAARAASLERSGGSASNAGSQVARSVLGQQGLECTSTSVSISTGGFSAAIGEPASTTATVTCTVRLSDIGLPGLPGSKTLTSSFTSSIDSYRQRG; via the coding sequence GTGACCATCACCCGACGGCTCAAGGACGACCGCGGCGCGCTGTCGCTGGAGGCGGTCATCCTGTTCCCCGTCCTCATCCTGGTGCTGCTGCTGGTCGTCGCGTTCGGCCGCATCGGGTCCGCCGGCAACGCGGTCGACACCGCCGCCCGCAACGCCGCGCGCGCCGCCTCGCTGGAACGCAGCGGCGGCTCGGCCAGCAACGCGGGGTCGCAGGTGGCGCGCAGCGTCCTGGGCCAGCAGGGGCTGGAGTGCACCTCCACATCCGTGTCCATCTCCACGGGCGGGTTCTCCGCCGCGATCGGCGAGCCGGCCTCGACCACGGCCACGGTGACGTGCACGGTCCGGCTCTCCGACATCGGACTGCCCGGCTTGCCCGGTTCCAAGACTCTGACCAGCAGCTTTACCTCGTCGATCGACTCCTACCGCCAGCGCGGCTGA
- the ligA gene encoding NAD-dependent DNA ligase LigA, which produces MPNTLAPITDEDSYLRALDQARRAAAAYYGGGDSQMDDASYDHLMGAIASYEQEHPDQRAAESPTTLVAAGALPEGSVAHTTPMLSLDNVFDSEELARWVQSLGKRLGSEPRGLHAGPKIDGLAVAAHYHEGKLVQLVTRGTGSTGEDVSHAIGTIDGLPVELDMPVSVEVRGEVVLLQSRFEEANRIRVTHGEDPFSNPRNAASGSLRATGRQYTIPLSFYGYGLLPAVDGEAGGLIREEMTHTELMKVLGSLGVQTVDDTPVGTLTSPLIRDIQEYVEKVAARRADLPVGIDGIVIKADHPQDQAAAGSGSRAPRWAVAFKLPALEVISTLTGVTWTTGRTGNIAPRGEVLPVAIEGVTVQFATLHNPGMIARLGLRLGDRVVLRRAGDVIPQILAPVTSARTGQEKPIELPTVCPGCGGEIDKSQERWRCLKGRACNLAASITYAVQRDVLDVQGIGPKVVAQLVAQEAVQDVADLFTLALGQLTAATGSEKTAVKILDRLAAAKRQPLARVFCALGVRGTGRSMSRRVADFFGTMAAIQAASAAELRQVEGIGAEKSAWVLAELAELEPVIAKLAAAGVYLGEPKGSAPAADASGSGQGVGAALPLAGKTIVVTGSMTGRLEPLSRTGMNELIEKAGGRSGSSVSKKSTSLVVAGDKAGSKKEKAEQLGIPVIGPDEFAQMVSAYL; this is translated from the coding sequence GTGCCGAACACCTTGGCCCCCATCACCGACGAGGACTCCTACCTCCGCGCCCTGGACCAGGCCCGCCGCGCCGCGGCGGCGTACTACGGCGGCGGCGACTCGCAGATGGACGACGCCTCCTACGACCACCTCATGGGCGCCATCGCCTCCTACGAGCAGGAGCATCCGGACCAGCGCGCGGCCGAGTCGCCCACCACCCTGGTGGCCGCCGGGGCGCTGCCCGAGGGATCGGTCGCACACACGACCCCCATGCTCTCCCTCGACAACGTCTTCGACTCCGAGGAACTGGCCCGCTGGGTCCAGTCCCTGGGCAAGCGGCTGGGCAGCGAACCGCGCGGGCTCCACGCCGGCCCGAAGATCGACGGGCTGGCGGTGGCGGCGCACTACCACGAGGGCAAGCTCGTCCAGCTCGTCACCCGGGGCACCGGCTCGACCGGGGAGGACGTCTCCCACGCCATCGGCACCATCGACGGCTTGCCGGTCGAGCTGGACATGCCGGTCTCGGTCGAGGTCCGTGGTGAAGTGGTCCTGCTCCAGTCCCGCTTCGAGGAGGCGAACCGCATCCGCGTCACCCACGGCGAGGACCCCTTCTCCAACCCCCGCAACGCCGCCTCGGGCTCGCTCCGCGCGACCGGCCGGCAGTACACCATCCCCCTCAGCTTCTACGGATACGGGCTTCTGCCCGCAGTCGACGGCGAGGCGGGCGGGCTGATCCGCGAGGAGATGACCCACACCGAGCTGATGAAGGTCCTGGGCAGCCTCGGGGTCCAGACCGTGGACGACACCCCGGTCGGCACGCTGACCTCGCCGCTCATCAGGGACATCCAGGAGTACGTCGAGAAGGTCGCCGCGCGGCGAGCAGACCTGCCGGTCGGGATCGACGGCATCGTCATCAAGGCCGACCACCCGCAGGACCAGGCCGCCGCGGGCTCCGGCTCGCGCGCGCCCCGGTGGGCGGTCGCATTCAAGTTGCCCGCGTTGGAGGTGATTTCGACGCTCACCGGGGTTACCTGGACCACCGGGCGCACGGGCAACATCGCGCCGCGCGGCGAGGTCCTGCCGGTCGCGATCGAGGGCGTGACGGTGCAGTTCGCGACGCTCCACAACCCCGGCATGATCGCCCGGTTGGGGCTGCGCCTCGGTGACCGCGTCGTACTCCGCAGGGCCGGCGACGTGATCCCGCAGATCCTCGCTCCCGTCACCTCGGCGCGCACCGGCCAGGAGAAGCCGATCGAGCTGCCCACGGTCTGCCCGGGCTGCGGCGGCGAGATCGACAAGAGCCAGGAGCGTTGGAGGTGTCTGAAGGGCCGCGCGTGCAACCTCGCGGCGTCCATCACCTACGCCGTGCAGCGCGATGTCCTGGACGTCCAGGGGATCGGACCGAAGGTCGTCGCGCAGCTGGTCGCGCAGGAAGCGGTGCAGGATGTCGCCGACCTGTTCACCCTCGCGCTGGGGCAGCTCACTGCGGCGACCGGCAGCGAGAAGACGGCCGTCAAGATCCTGGACCGCCTCGCCGCGGCGAAGCGGCAGCCCCTCGCCCGGGTGTTCTGCGCCCTGGGGGTCCGGGGAACCGGGCGCAGCATGTCCCGACGGGTCGCCGACTTCTTTGGCACGATGGCCGCCATCCAGGCGGCGTCGGCCGCCGAACTGCGCCAGGTGGAGGGGATCGGCGCGGAGAAGTCGGCCTGGGTGCTGGCCGAGCTGGCGGAGCTGGAGCCGGTGATCGCCAAGCTCGCGGCAGCGGGCGTCTATCTCGGCGAGCCCAAGGGCAGCGCCCCGGCGGCCGACGCCTCCGGCTCCGGCCAGGGCGTGGGAGCGGCGCTGCCGCTGGCCGGGAAGACGATCGTGGTGACAGGCTCCATGACCGGCCGCCTCGAACCGCTGTCGCGCACCGGCATGAACGAGCTGATCGAGAAGGCGGGAGGCCGGTCCGGGTCCAGCGTCTCGAAGAAGAGCACCAGCCTGGTCGTCGCCGGAGACAAGGCCGGCTCGAAGAAGGAGAAGGCGGAGCAGCTGGGCATCCCCGTCATCGGGCCGGACGAGTTCGCGCAGATGGTCAGCGCCTACCTGTAA
- a CDS encoding type II secretion system F family protein codes for MIFSPYAVVGGAVAGLGLVIAARGILPGRPDLGDVLSRMDATRLENLDRNRASQPNTLMEKAGALLLRTAGEGTLRLPRQQLELVGRSPAAHLGRKIGLALYGLLLPVLAVSLANLAGYPFPFAVPAIAGLGLAVVFWLLPDLQLKQQAVEAKEDFRHAVKAYLRLVQLERAADAAPTQALKKAAEVGEGWVFAKIRDTITRAELEGISPWEGLKRLSIELDVPELGAPADIIAIAGEEGAAVGDTLGAQAKSLSGALVTSAKAQANMASEKMVMPVAMLVLIMTVYIGYPALSRIMAS; via the coding sequence GTGATCTTCTCCCCGTACGCCGTCGTCGGCGGCGCCGTCGCGGGCCTGGGCCTGGTGATCGCCGCGCGCGGCATCCTGCCCGGCCGGCCCGACCTCGGCGACGTCCTGTCCCGGATGGATGCCACCCGGCTGGAGAACCTGGACCGCAACCGCGCCAGCCAGCCCAACACGCTGATGGAGAAGGCGGGCGCGCTCCTGCTGCGCACCGCCGGAGAAGGTACCCTGCGCCTGCCCCGCCAGCAGCTGGAACTCGTGGGCCGCTCCCCCGCCGCCCACCTGGGCCGCAAGATCGGCCTCGCCCTCTACGGACTGCTGCTGCCCGTCCTGGCGGTGAGCCTGGCCAACCTGGCCGGCTACCCGTTCCCCTTCGCGGTCCCGGCGATCGCCGGCCTCGGTCTCGCGGTCGTCTTCTGGCTCCTGCCCGACCTCCAGCTCAAGCAGCAGGCGGTGGAGGCGAAGGAGGACTTCCGGCACGCGGTCAAGGCATACCTCAGGCTCGTCCAGCTGGAGCGTGCCGCGGACGCGGCCCCCACCCAGGCCCTGAAGAAGGCCGCCGAGGTCGGCGAGGGCTGGGTCTTCGCGAAGATCCGCGACACCATCACCCGCGCCGAGCTGGAAGGCATCAGCCCGTGGGAGGGCCTCAAGCGCCTGTCCATCGAGCTCGACGTCCCCGAACTCGGCGCACCGGCCGACATCATCGCGATCGCCGGCGAGGAGGGCGCGGCCGTCGGCGACACCCTCGGCGCGCAGGCCAAGTCGCTCTCCGGCGCCCTGGTCACCTCCGCGAAGGCCCAGGCGAACATGGCCAGCGAAAAGATGGTCATGCCCGTCGCGATGCTCGTCCTGATCATGACCGTCTACATCGGCTACCCCGCACTCTCGCGGATCATGGCCAGCTAA
- a CDS encoding TadE/TadG family type IV pilus assembly protein produces MTRLRRAVGRWSRAFAERDARDRGAVSLEMLIVFPVVLLVILLVVHVGLWWHARNVAMSAAQLGVESARVRGASAGTGTAEARDFLSRAGGSISGLSVSGSKGATVRVRVTGYVDTMIPGLKLKIDQHADAATERITEAR; encoded by the coding sequence GTGACACGCCTCCGCAGGGCTGTCGGCCGTTGGTCCCGCGCGTTCGCCGAGCGCGACGCGCGGGACCGCGGAGCCGTCTCCCTGGAGATGCTGATCGTCTTCCCCGTCGTGCTGCTGGTGATCCTGCTGGTCGTGCACGTCGGGCTGTGGTGGCATGCCCGCAATGTGGCGATGTCGGCCGCCCAGCTGGGTGTGGAGTCGGCCCGCGTTCGCGGGGCATCCGCCGGCACCGGTACCGCCGAGGCCCGCGACTTCCTCTCCCGAGCCGGCGGCAGCATCTCCGGCCTGTCGGTCAGCGGCAGCAAGGGTGCGACGGTGCGTGTCCGGGTCACCGGCTACGTCGACACGATGATCCCCGGCCTCAAGCTCAAGATCGACCAGCACGCGGACGCGGCCACCGAGCGCATCACGGAGGCCCGGTGA
- a CDS encoding ATP-binding protein: protein MLTRKAAAVVSALAGIVYLLLPSQAWADGGGTDVGGCNITWICTGVEVPGHPGGGGGGGGGGGGGGGGGGKGDGKTCETGAKERPGSPGWECYIPGVGTWSEFYGCWIRKLDPQPPKSDPVWQGNTTGAIYGFACMAQVHGRPTPADGFARWSATDPLGQTGPSAAELAQRALSMMRLDGAKVGSAPPAGAKGLIGMPVWLWTAQTPNTWGPLSTTASAGGLSVTATAHVKSITWGMGDGTSVTCTKPGTPYEKSYGKQESPDCGHTYTKVPDGGSYKITATSAWVIEWTATNGETGTLPNETRNAGTAINIGELQVVN from the coding sequence ATGCTGACCCGCAAAGCCGCAGCCGTCGTATCCGCGCTCGCAGGCATCGTCTACCTGCTCCTTCCCTCCCAGGCTTGGGCCGATGGAGGCGGCACCGACGTCGGCGGGTGCAACATCACCTGGATCTGCACCGGCGTCGAAGTCCCCGGACACCCCGGTGGTGGCGGCGGAGGCGGTGGAGGCGGCGGCGGTGGTGGAGGCGGCGGCGGCAAGGGCGACGGCAAGACCTGCGAGACCGGCGCGAAGGAACGCCCAGGAAGCCCCGGCTGGGAGTGCTACATCCCCGGCGTAGGGACCTGGAGTGAGTTCTACGGCTGCTGGATCCGGAAGCTGGACCCGCAGCCGCCGAAGTCCGACCCCGTCTGGCAGGGCAACACCACCGGCGCCATCTACGGCTTCGCGTGCATGGCTCAGGTCCATGGCCGCCCCACCCCGGCCGACGGCTTCGCCCGCTGGTCCGCGACGGATCCGCTCGGGCAGACCGGCCCCTCCGCCGCGGAGCTGGCTCAGCGCGCGCTGAGCATGATGCGACTGGACGGCGCCAAGGTCGGCAGCGCACCCCCGGCCGGGGCCAAGGGCCTCATCGGCATGCCGGTGTGGCTGTGGACCGCCCAGACGCCCAACACCTGGGGGCCGCTCTCGACCACCGCGTCGGCCGGCGGTCTGTCGGTGACGGCGACCGCGCACGTCAAGTCCATCACTTGGGGCATGGGCGACGGCACATCCGTGACCTGCACCAAGCCCGGCACTCCGTACGAGAAGTCCTACGGCAAGCAGGAGTCCCCGGACTGCGGCCACACCTACACCAAGGTGCCCGACGGCGGCTCCTACAAGATCACCGCGACGAGCGCGTGGGTGATCGAGTGGACCGCCACCAACGGTGAGACGGGCACGCTGCCGAACGAGACACGCAACGCTGGAACCGCGATCAACATCGGCGAGCTCCAGGTCGTCAACTAA